From a region of the Labrus mixtus chromosome 5, fLabMix1.1, whole genome shotgun sequence genome:
- the hint2 gene encoding histidine triad nucleotide-binding protein 2, mitochondrial — MHFRHILRTHFIGTRVSHLSRIHHVCRVERQLCTRSDEVRLAEEASKKYGSPAATIFSKVIDKSIPADIIYEDEKCLAFRDISPQAPVHFLVIPKVPIPRISEAKDDDAELLGHLLIVAKNVAKQESLSEGYRVVINDGKHGAQSVYHLHLHILGGRQMTWPPG, encoded by the exons ATGCATTTTCGTCACATATTGCGGACGCACTTCATCGGGACCAGAGTTTCTCACCTCAGCCGTATACACCATGTTTGTCGAGTCGAG AGACAACTGTGCACCAGAAGTGACGAGGTGAGGCTGGCAGAGGAGGCCAGCAAGAAATATGGCTCCCCAGCTGCAACCATCTTCTCCAAAGTGATTGACAAAAGCATCCCTGCTGACATCATTTATGAAGATGAGAAG tgtttggcATTCAGAGACATCAGCCCACAGGCCCCTGTTCATTTCCTGGTTATTCCCAAGGTCCCTATTCCCAGAATAAGTGAGGCCAAAGATGATGATGCTGAA CTCTTGGGGCATTTGTTGATTGTCGCTAAAAATGTGGCAAAGCAAGAATCTCTAAGTGAAGGGTACAGAGTGG TGATCAACGATGGGAAACACGGAGCTCAGTCTGTCTACCATCTTCACCTTCACATCCTGGGAGGCAGACAGATGACGTGGCCACCTGGataa
- the mrps30 gene encoding 39S ribosomal protein S30, mitochondrial: MAACTRLSLLFPKSLPAFRNKKLVHTEAALSETVYPPNVASLTAKSKSARRRQVEEQVKKITASTVQEKLSLLTRIQRKKFVVYPQTFARNADKWYQHFTKTAFIPGLPEKFILTPEETAGEDSSGSAAGQTSVPGIGDDVFADIRTLVTRVILQEHWHLKKRRPFLYRQQEQVVGPVLRSLASGLTYSLVKYNPLLLLSSLDIDPKVHFYWRRGERIIPKGHRKGRLEPTRFQIDDQPNTQIRITQQLPQFVPLEASYTAEVPEVTLAPNVMPLFRRQYDNNIFTGSKLPDPACYGHTQFHLVPDRYHRDRMARQKQSDQVEVFLRANGLASLFAWTGAQAMYQGFWNNEDVTRPFVSQAVITDGQFFSFFCYQLNTLALSVEADTNNPRKNLLWGTESLRLYESVQDGEVVGLNDGVIKLLIQFLMNQP, encoded by the exons ATGGCGGCCTGCACACGACTGTCCTTGCTGTTCCCAAAGAGCTTGCCTGCTTTTAGAAACAAAAAGCTCGTCCACACGGAAGCAGCGCTCAGTGAGACAGTCTACCCCCCAAACGTCGCTTCTCTCACGGCTAAAAGCAAATCTGCGCGCCGGCGACAGGTTGAGGAGCAAGTGAAGAAGATCACCGCCTCCACAGTGCAGGAGAAACTCTCCCTCCTCACTCGCATCCAGCGTAAGAAATTTGTCGTTTACCCTCAGACTTTTGCACGCAACGCAGACAAATGGTACCAGCACTTTACCAAAACCGCATTTATCCCGGGTCTGCCCGAGAAGTTTATCCTAACCCCGGAGGAGACTGCGGGGGAGGACAGCTCGGGGTCAGCCGCAGGTCAGACCTCGGTGCCGGGGATTGGAGATGATGTGTTCGCGGACATCCGCACCTTGGTGACCCGGGTGATTTTACAGGAGCACTGGCACTTAAAGAAGCGCAGACCTTTCCTGTACAGACAGCAGGAGCAGGTGGTTGGACCTGTTCTGAGAAGCCTTGCGAGTGGACTCACCTACAGCCTGGTCAAATACAACCCCCTGTTACTCCTCTCCAGTCTGG ATATTGATCCAAAGGTACACTTTtactggaggagaggagagagaatcaTACCTAAAGGGCACAGAAAAGGCCGACTAGAGCCAACCAGGTTCCAAATTGATGACCAACCAAACACTCAGATTAGGATTACTCAGCAGCTTCCACAG TTTGTCCCACTGGAGGCGTCTTACACGGCTGAAGTTCCAGAGGTCACATTAGCTCCTAACGTGATGCCTCTGTTCAGGAGACAGTACGACAACAATATATTTACAG GTTCCAAGCTGCCAGATCCGGCATGCTACGGTCACACCCAGTTCCACCTGGTACCAGACCGGTACCACAGAGACCGGATGGCGAGACAGAAGCAGTCTGATCAGGTGGAGGTCTTTCTCAGAGCCAATGGACTCGCCAGCCTCTTTGCCTGGACCGGAGCTCAGGCCATGTACCAGG GTTTCTGGAACAACGAGGACGTCACCAGGCCCTTCGTGTCGCAGGCTGTGATCACCGATGGACagttcttctccttcttctgctACCAGCTGAACACATTGGCCCTCTCTGTGGAGGCCGACACTAACAACCCCAGGAAAAACCTTCTGTGGGGCACCGAGAGCCTGCGACTGTATGAGAGTGTGCAGGACGGAGAGGTGGTGGGACTGAACGACGGCGTCATAAAACTTCTCATTCAGTTCCTGATGAATCAGCCGTAG
- the emb gene encoding embigin, producing NYGWSTAPTGCRVIPYSCVTSAAERGGWGLLHDAVGRKSRERSSEKPARREDRGIIIMSASWKQLFFQVLLLLISCRHINTKTPGPTSPPLDRISPLPTLERSYVLKGVSHTERVELLNPVNLSLMCTWAGNQNKPSNITGFWKKDGEEIENSRVTVQLENEQYNLKQKFSIVREENLGSYSCVFGGEAKIVFDLAAPQIGDVRDKPIVSYVGDSVVMTCKMEESKPKPNTWNWYMANDTGKEQIFPAAEPQRYEIKNDGWKTKLLVYNLTEADSGLFYCGAVYAISTTMSHVELKVISFYEPLKPFIAIVAEVIVLVAAILLYERSQSKKDYTAAGNGPGDQTNSLTPGENNALEESSSMRQRKV from the exons AATTATGGATGGAGTACGGCACCCACAGGCTGCAGGGTGATACCATATAGCTGCGTCACTTCTGCAGCTGAacgaggggggtgggggttgcTACACGATGCAGTAGGAAGGAAGAGTAGAGAGAGAAGCAGTGAGAAACCTGCACgtagagaggacagagggattATAATCATGTCAGCGTCCTGGAAGCAGCTCTTTTTTCAGGTCCTCCTGCTTCTcatctcctgcagacacatcaATACAA AGACACCTGGCCCAACGTCCCCTCCACTGGATCGCATCAGCCCCCTTCCAACTCTTGAAAGGAGTTATGTTCTTAAAG GTGTGAGTCACACTGAGAGAGTTGAACTGTTGAACCCGGTCAACCTGTCCCTGATGTGTACCTGGGCTGGCAATCAGAACAAACCCTCAAACATAACCGGCTTCTGgaagaaagatggagaagaaaTTGAGAACAGCCGTGTCACAGTGCAGTTGGAAAATGAGCAGtataatctcaaacaaaa GTTCAGTATTGTCAGAGAAGAAAACCTTGGAAGTTACTCTTGTGTTTTTGGAGGTGAAGCAAAGATAGTCTTTGATTTGGCAG CCCCACAGATTGGTGATGTCCGGGATAAACCCATTGTCAGCTATGTGGGGGATTCTGTGGTGATGACATGTAAAATGGAAGAAAGCAAACCAAAACCCAACACCTGGAACTGGTATATGGCAAATGATACAGGAAAG GAGCAGATTTTCCCTGCTGCAGAGCCTCAAAGGTATGAGATCAAAAACGATGGATGGAAGACCAAACTGCTGGTTTACAACCTGACGGAGGCTGACTCTGGTTTGTTTTACTGCGGTGCAGTGTACGCCATCAGCACCACGATGAGCCACGTGGAGTTGAAG GTCATCAGTTTCTACGAGCCTCTGAAGCCCTTCATAGCCATCGTGGCTGAAGTGATCGTCCTCGTCGCCGCCATTCTGCTCTACGAGAGGAGTCAGTCCAAGAAGGACTACACAGCAGCAG GAAATGGGCCAGGTGACCAAACCAACTCACT GACACCTGGTGAAAATAATGCACTCGAGGAGAGCTCTTCAATGAGACAGCGGAAAGTTTAA
- the malt1 gene encoding mucosa-associated lymphoid tissue lymphoma translocation protein 1 isoform X1 codes for MSESLERSTKINLLREPIVKRLSDVLDKSSNKGWRKLGEIVGNDRRFNVSSDDMEMCSLKVLEIDGSPSRMLLRLMGQRGCTTGHLVDHLQTLGNPEALQCLKPSALQILIQPQSVALISGHNLRLSCNAVGKSPVQYQWFKSKEEVPNSFSPDLVISPVHLKDTGFYICRVNCGEAFEFSQWAQVDVLDVAMSCGQSYQSLGGRLKLVIQPQSQRLYVGENLQLECGAVGRPIPRYQWHRNGVPIPNATKRKLMIPHVMQDQHGRYRCEISSSTERMWTNEVDVVIAPRISVQISGAMECSEDDVYAIGGGSNDFLLNSLPEQLYATDKVALLIGNLSYQNHPQLKAPMVDVYDLTNLLRQLNFQVVSLLDLTESEMRNAVDEFLLLLHKGVYGLLYYAGHGYENYGNSFMVPVDAPNPYQSANCLCVQSILKLMQEKETGLNVFLLDMCRKRNIHDDRTPNVVLRVTANIVFGYATCQDAEAFELSSSGFTNGVFVKFLKKRLLDDEKITVVLDRVAEDMGQFNATKGKQALEIRSSLSERRALTDPILPGDSVDLAHTLSRQWAKAHELPESMCLNFDCGAQIKLGFAAEFSNVLVIYTHIVKKPEDMSFCQAHVTDFSQELDVDPKEMNRETPEETGIYFLSGSLPQHCLYTRVSSLQKLREELVFTVCLQGTFPAMDDDPVHWTKSINIGKPLIARLDLHRPVRRNSCLQTCLMPHSPCHSPCHSPCHSPCHSPCHSPRPEHHLYLNLQHGTHQAQDYSRLSPQQHYLGAVGGGGDTYENLSQPHYEPSYDSAAGLSSSPGRLSTPIEATANIEELHTAFNDSLQLQQQ; via the exons ATGTCGGAATCTCTGGAGCGATCCACGAAGATCAACCTGCTGCGGGAGCCGATTGTGAAGAGGCTTAGTGATGTTTTGGACAAGTCCAGCAATAAAGGATGGCGAAAACTCGGAGAGATAGTCGGTAATGACAGACGATTCAATGTCAG CTCAGACGACATGGAGATGTGCTCCCTAAAGGTGCTGGAGATTGACGGCAGCCCAAGCCGCATGctgctgaggctgatgggaCAGCGAGGCTGCACCACAGGTCACCTAGTTGACCACCTCCAAACTCTGGGGAACCCGGAGGCCCTGCAGTGCCTGAAACCATCAG CCCTGCAGATCCTCATCCAGCCCCAGTCTGTCGCTCTTATATCTGGACACAACCTGCGTCTCAGCTGTAATGCTGTGGGGAAATCTCCAGTCCAGTACCAGTGGTTCAAGAGCAAGGAAGAG GTGCCAAACAGCTTTTCTCCAGACCTGGTGATAAGTCCAGTCCATCTGAAGGACACTGGCTTTTATATCTGCAGGGTCAACTGTGGAGAAGCGTTTGAATTCAGCCAGTGGGCTCAAGTGGACGTCCTGGATGTCGCCATGTCTTGCG GGCAGAGTTATCAGTCCTTAGGCGGCCGTCTGAAGCTGGTGATCCAGCCTCAGTCCCAGCGGCTATATGTTGGGGAAAACCTGCAGCTGGAGTGTGGAGCTGTTGGAAGGCCAATCCCTCGCTACCAGTGGCACAGAAATGGAGTCCCGATCCCCAACGCCACTAAGAGGAAACTCATG ATTCCTCATGTGATGCAGGACCAACATGGCAGGTATCGCTGTGagatcagcagcagcactgaGCGAATGTGGACCAATGAAGTTGACGTTGTGATAG CACCAAGGATATCTGTCCAGATTTCTGGGGCAATGGAGTGCTCTGAAG ATGATGTTTACGCCATCGGAGGAG GTTCCAATGATTTTCTACTTAACAGTCTACCAGAGCAACTTTATG CGACTGACAAAGTGGCCCTGCTGATTGGTAATCTATCTTACCAGAACCACCCACAGCTCAAAGCTCCCATGGTGGACGTGTACGACCTCACCAATCTCCTTCGGCAGCTGAACTTCCAGGTGGTTTCACTGCTGGACCTCACAGAGTCAGAGATGAGAAACGCTGTGGATGagttcctgctgctgcttcacaaaGGAGTTTATG GTCTGCTCTACTACGCTGGTCATGGATATGAGAATTACGGCAACAGTTTCATGGTGCCCGTAGACGCTCCAAACCCGTATCAGTCAGccaactgtttgtgtgtgcagagcatCCTCAAGCTGATGCAGGAGAAGGAGACCGGTCTTAATGTTTTCCTGCTGGACATGTGCAGGAAGAG AAATATTCATGATGACAGAACTCCAAATGTTGTCCTGAGGGTTACAGCCAACATTGTATTTGGATATGCGAC GTGCCAAGATGCGGAGGCCTTTGAGCTGAGCTCCAGTGGCTTCACTAACGGTGTGTTTGTCAAGTTCTTGAAGAAGCGACTGCTGGACGACGAGAAGATCACCGTGGTGCTGGACAGAGTGGCTGAGG acatgggacAGTTTAATGCCACTAAGGGAAAGCAGGCTCTGGAGATCCGCAGCAGTCTGTCAGAGAGGAGAGCTCTCACCGATCCTATTCTGCCTGGCGACAGCGTTGATCTTGCCCACACTCTCAGCCGCCAGTGGGCAAAGGCTCATG AGCTCCCTGAGAGTATGTGTCTAAACTTTGACTGCGGGGCTCAGATCAAGCTGGGCTTTGCTGCAGAGTTCTCCAACGTCCTTGTCATTTACACTCACATCGTGAAGAAGCCCGAGGACATGTCCTTCTGCCAAGCCCACGTCACCGACTTCTCACAG GAGCTTGACGTGGATCCCAAAGAGATGAATAGAGAGACTCCAGAGGAGACTGGGATCTACTTCCTGTCCGGCAGTCTGCCACAGCACTGCCTTTACACCAGAGTCAGCTCACTGCAGAAGCTCAGG GAAGAGCTGGTGTTCACCGTTTGCCTTCAGGGCACCTTCCCCGCTATGGACGACGATCCCGTCCACTGGACCAAAAGCATTAACATTGGCAAGCCGCTGATTGCACGACTCGACCTACACCGGCCCGTGAGGAGAAACAGCTGCCTGCAGACCTGCCTAATGCCCCACAGCCCCTGCCACAGCCCCTGCCACAGCCCCTGCCACAGCCCCTGCCACAGCCCCTGTCACAGCCCCAGACCAGAACACCACCTATACCTAAACCTTCAACACGGCACGCACCAGGCCCAGGACTACAGCCGACTGTCCCCCCAGCAGCACTACCTGGGTGCAGTCGGAGGCGGTGGGGATACCTACGAAAACCTCAGCCAGCCTCACTATGAACCTTCGTATGATTCAGCCGCTGGGCTTTCAAGCTCACCGGGGAGGCTCAGCACCCCCATAGAGGCCACCGCCAACATCGAAGAGCTGCATACTGCGTTTAACGACAGCCTTCAGCTtcagcagcagtaa
- the malt1 gene encoding mucosa-associated lymphoid tissue lymphoma translocation protein 1 isoform X2, with protein sequence MSESLERSTKINLLREPIVKRLSDVLDKSSNKGWRKLGEIVGNDRRFNVSSDDMEMCSLKVLEIDGSPSRMLLRLMGQRGCTTGHLVDHLQTLGNPEALQCLKPSALQILIQPQSVALISGHNLRLSCNAVGKSPVQYQWFKSKEEVPNSFSPDLVISPVHLKDTGFYICRVNCGEAFEFSQWAQVDVLDVAMSCGQSYQSLGGRLKLVIQPQSQRLYVGENLQLECGAVGRPIPRYQWHRNGVPIPNATKRKLMIPHVMQDQHGRYRCEISSSTERMWTNEVDVVIDDVYAIGGGSNDFLLNSLPEQLYATDKVALLIGNLSYQNHPQLKAPMVDVYDLTNLLRQLNFQVVSLLDLTESEMRNAVDEFLLLLHKGVYGLLYYAGHGYENYGNSFMVPVDAPNPYQSANCLCVQSILKLMQEKETGLNVFLLDMCRKRNIHDDRTPNVVLRVTANIVFGYATCQDAEAFELSSSGFTNGVFVKFLKKRLLDDEKITVVLDRVAEDMGQFNATKGKQALEIRSSLSERRALTDPILPGDSVDLAHTLSRQWAKAHELPESMCLNFDCGAQIKLGFAAEFSNVLVIYTHIVKKPEDMSFCQAHVTDFSQELDVDPKEMNRETPEETGIYFLSGSLPQHCLYTRVSSLQKLREELVFTVCLQGTFPAMDDDPVHWTKSINIGKPLIARLDLHRPVRRNSCLQTCLMPHSPCHSPCHSPCHSPCHSPCHSPRPEHHLYLNLQHGTHQAQDYSRLSPQQHYLGAVGGGGDTYENLSQPHYEPSYDSAAGLSSSPGRLSTPIEATANIEELHTAFNDSLQLQQQ encoded by the exons ATGTCGGAATCTCTGGAGCGATCCACGAAGATCAACCTGCTGCGGGAGCCGATTGTGAAGAGGCTTAGTGATGTTTTGGACAAGTCCAGCAATAAAGGATGGCGAAAACTCGGAGAGATAGTCGGTAATGACAGACGATTCAATGTCAG CTCAGACGACATGGAGATGTGCTCCCTAAAGGTGCTGGAGATTGACGGCAGCCCAAGCCGCATGctgctgaggctgatgggaCAGCGAGGCTGCACCACAGGTCACCTAGTTGACCACCTCCAAACTCTGGGGAACCCGGAGGCCCTGCAGTGCCTGAAACCATCAG CCCTGCAGATCCTCATCCAGCCCCAGTCTGTCGCTCTTATATCTGGACACAACCTGCGTCTCAGCTGTAATGCTGTGGGGAAATCTCCAGTCCAGTACCAGTGGTTCAAGAGCAAGGAAGAG GTGCCAAACAGCTTTTCTCCAGACCTGGTGATAAGTCCAGTCCATCTGAAGGACACTGGCTTTTATATCTGCAGGGTCAACTGTGGAGAAGCGTTTGAATTCAGCCAGTGGGCTCAAGTGGACGTCCTGGATGTCGCCATGTCTTGCG GGCAGAGTTATCAGTCCTTAGGCGGCCGTCTGAAGCTGGTGATCCAGCCTCAGTCCCAGCGGCTATATGTTGGGGAAAACCTGCAGCTGGAGTGTGGAGCTGTTGGAAGGCCAATCCCTCGCTACCAGTGGCACAGAAATGGAGTCCCGATCCCCAACGCCACTAAGAGGAAACTCATG ATTCCTCATGTGATGCAGGACCAACATGGCAGGTATCGCTGTGagatcagcagcagcactgaGCGAATGTGGACCAATGAAGTTGACGTTGTGATAG ATGATGTTTACGCCATCGGAGGAG GTTCCAATGATTTTCTACTTAACAGTCTACCAGAGCAACTTTATG CGACTGACAAAGTGGCCCTGCTGATTGGTAATCTATCTTACCAGAACCACCCACAGCTCAAAGCTCCCATGGTGGACGTGTACGACCTCACCAATCTCCTTCGGCAGCTGAACTTCCAGGTGGTTTCACTGCTGGACCTCACAGAGTCAGAGATGAGAAACGCTGTGGATGagttcctgctgctgcttcacaaaGGAGTTTATG GTCTGCTCTACTACGCTGGTCATGGATATGAGAATTACGGCAACAGTTTCATGGTGCCCGTAGACGCTCCAAACCCGTATCAGTCAGccaactgtttgtgtgtgcagagcatCCTCAAGCTGATGCAGGAGAAGGAGACCGGTCTTAATGTTTTCCTGCTGGACATGTGCAGGAAGAG AAATATTCATGATGACAGAACTCCAAATGTTGTCCTGAGGGTTACAGCCAACATTGTATTTGGATATGCGAC GTGCCAAGATGCGGAGGCCTTTGAGCTGAGCTCCAGTGGCTTCACTAACGGTGTGTTTGTCAAGTTCTTGAAGAAGCGACTGCTGGACGACGAGAAGATCACCGTGGTGCTGGACAGAGTGGCTGAGG acatgggacAGTTTAATGCCACTAAGGGAAAGCAGGCTCTGGAGATCCGCAGCAGTCTGTCAGAGAGGAGAGCTCTCACCGATCCTATTCTGCCTGGCGACAGCGTTGATCTTGCCCACACTCTCAGCCGCCAGTGGGCAAAGGCTCATG AGCTCCCTGAGAGTATGTGTCTAAACTTTGACTGCGGGGCTCAGATCAAGCTGGGCTTTGCTGCAGAGTTCTCCAACGTCCTTGTCATTTACACTCACATCGTGAAGAAGCCCGAGGACATGTCCTTCTGCCAAGCCCACGTCACCGACTTCTCACAG GAGCTTGACGTGGATCCCAAAGAGATGAATAGAGAGACTCCAGAGGAGACTGGGATCTACTTCCTGTCCGGCAGTCTGCCACAGCACTGCCTTTACACCAGAGTCAGCTCACTGCAGAAGCTCAGG GAAGAGCTGGTGTTCACCGTTTGCCTTCAGGGCACCTTCCCCGCTATGGACGACGATCCCGTCCACTGGACCAAAAGCATTAACATTGGCAAGCCGCTGATTGCACGACTCGACCTACACCGGCCCGTGAGGAGAAACAGCTGCCTGCAGACCTGCCTAATGCCCCACAGCCCCTGCCACAGCCCCTGCCACAGCCCCTGCCACAGCCCCTGCCACAGCCCCTGTCACAGCCCCAGACCAGAACACCACCTATACCTAAACCTTCAACACGGCACGCACCAGGCCCAGGACTACAGCCGACTGTCCCCCCAGCAGCACTACCTGGGTGCAGTCGGAGGCGGTGGGGATACCTACGAAAACCTCAGCCAGCCTCACTATGAACCTTCGTATGATTCAGCCGCTGGGCTTTCAAGCTCACCGGGGAGGCTCAGCACCCCCATAGAGGCCACCGCCAACATCGAAGAGCTGCATACTGCGTTTAACGACAGCCTTCAGCTtcagcagcagtaa